In a single window of the Salmo trutta chromosome 23, fSalTru1.1, whole genome shotgun sequence genome:
- the srp19 gene encoding signal recognition particle 19 kDa protein — translation MSPLSDNPAEKERFICIYPSYVNSKKTLAEGRRIPAEKAVENPTCAEIRDVLTAAGANVLVENKMYSREWNRDVTFRGRVRVQLKQEDGTLCSDKFASRKDVMIYCAEMIPKLKTRTQKGAGADSGSQQGEGSKKSKKKRK, via the exons ATGTCTCCACTAAGTGATAATCCAGCTGAAAAGGAAAG GTTTATCTGCATATACCCTTCCTATGTAAACAGTAAGAAGACCCTAGCAGAGGGGAGACGGATACCTGCTGAAAAG GCAGTGGAGAATCCTACATGTGCTGAAATCCGTGATGTGTTGACAGCAGCAGGGGCAAATGTTCTTGTGGAG AACAAGATGTACTCCAGAGAGTGGAACAGAGACGTGACATTCAGAGGAAGAGTACGTGTTCAGTTGAAGCAGGAGGATGGAACTCTCTGCTCAGACAAGTTTGCATCAC GTAAAGATGTGATGATCTACTGTGCTGAGATGATCCCCAAACTGAAGACCAGGACCCAGAAGGGTGCAGGGGCAGACTCAGGCTCCCAGCAAGGGGAGGGCAGCAAAAAAAGCAAGAAGAAGAGGAAGTAG